Proteins encoded within one genomic window of Granulicella pectinivorans:
- a CDS encoding MFS transporter → MMDVSHSAPPRRTSSIRWWICVLLFASTVINYLDRQSLALLAPNLKQMFLWDNRDYAQLVIGFRVTYTVGQVFWGRLLDRVGTRKGATISVALYSVASMLTPLAGGLSSFLGFRCLLGVGESGNWPAATKAVSEWFPARERGLATAFFDSGSSLGGAIAPFLIFWIYRHWGWRAAFAVPGLLGVVWLLVWRWFYHQPEQHPMISAEELSMLQEEKRLAGTDSADEPVSLKSLLALRETWGCIAARALTDPVWFFITDWFPIYLVSKGFALSSSLLAVWVPFLAADAGSYVGGLVSGWLIQRGWPLLPARKAIVVAGGIGTLFLIPTIFATNLLVLTALFGIATFSYQAFSVMANVLPPDLYQPRGVATVSGLSGTAAGIGTIIGYEAIGYFSDARSTSGTHAFDPIMIVCGLVPFVGALLVVWLIRPQRSASTALKSV, encoded by the coding sequence ATGATGGACGTGTCGCACAGTGCTCCGCCACGCCGTACCAGCAGCATTCGCTGGTGGATCTGTGTGCTCCTCTTCGCCTCGACGGTGATCAACTATCTCGACCGGCAGTCGCTCGCCTTGCTCGCGCCAAACCTCAAGCAAATGTTCCTCTGGGATAACCGCGATTACGCGCAGCTCGTCATCGGCTTTCGCGTCACATACACCGTAGGCCAGGTCTTCTGGGGGCGACTGCTCGACCGGGTGGGCACGCGTAAGGGCGCAACCATCAGCGTAGCGCTCTACTCGGTAGCATCCATGCTGACACCCTTGGCCGGCGGGCTGAGCTCGTTCCTCGGATTTCGCTGTCTGCTGGGCGTGGGCGAATCGGGCAACTGGCCGGCCGCAACAAAGGCAGTCTCCGAGTGGTTTCCCGCGCGTGAGCGTGGATTGGCAACGGCCTTCTTCGATAGTGGCTCTTCGCTCGGCGGTGCTATCGCTCCGTTCCTCATCTTCTGGATCTACAGGCACTGGGGCTGGCGTGCTGCGTTTGCAGTTCCAGGTTTGCTCGGAGTGGTGTGGCTTCTGGTGTGGCGCTGGTTCTATCACCAGCCTGAGCAGCATCCGATGATCTCCGCTGAAGAGCTCTCCATGCTCCAGGAAGAGAAACGCCTCGCCGGAACGGATAGTGCGGACGAACCAGTCTCGCTGAAGTCATTGCTTGCTCTGCGTGAGACATGGGGATGCATCGCGGCACGCGCTCTCACTGATCCCGTATGGTTCTTCATCACCGACTGGTTCCCCATCTATCTCGTGAGCAAAGGCTTTGCGCTGAGCAGCAGCCTGCTGGCTGTATGGGTTCCGTTCCTCGCGGCCGATGCGGGAAGCTATGTTGGCGGCCTGGTCTCCGGTTGGCTCATCCAGCGTGGATGGCCTCTTTTGCCGGCTCGCAAGGCAATCGTCGTAGCGGGCGGCATCGGCACCCTGTTCCTTATCCCCACGATCTTCGCAACCAATCTGCTTGTGCTGACCGCACTATTCGGCATCGCCACCTTCTCCTACCAAGCCTTCTCCGTGATGGCAAACGTCTTGCCTCCGGACCTCTATCAGCCCCGAGGGGTTGCGACGGTCAGCGGTCTCTCGGGCACCGCAGCCGGCATCGGCACAATCATCGGCTACGAAGCCATCGGATATTTCAGCGATGCGCGCAGCACATCCGGCACACACGCCTTTGACCCCATCATGATCGTATGCGGGCTGGTCCCGTTTGTCGGAGCTTTGCTTGTGGTGTGGCTGATCCGGCCTCAACGCTCGGCCTCCACCGCACTCAAATCTGTCTGA
- a CDS encoding glycoside hydrolase family 88/105 protein, which translates to MGVVEQTMKAHPVLASLGKWNYTRALTLYAIEKVYERTHDLRYLHYVQGWADAHVSAKGEIDEPLVDLDNMLPGILMLSLYRDTGEERYRIAAQTIRRRFDTYPRTKDGGLWHGAGVEHTHQLWLDGMFMSMPFLVQYGEMFGDQKYAYREASKQLLLYASHLNDPKTGLLFHAYDELGTEPWAQPVTHHSSFFWGRSIGWYGVALVEVLETMPKNDPDRPKLMALVRQLAAAFERYQDPHTGLWFNVVDKADEPGNWLETSASSMFIYMLSKGVERGYIEPKYAGIACKGYRGMLTKLIANPEGRVSVTAICAGTVVGDLAYYLKRPANTDDLHGIGAFMLMSEQMKNTPCARTNASR; encoded by the coding sequence GTGGGTGTTGTCGAACAGACGATGAAGGCCCATCCGGTGCTCGCGAGTCTGGGCAAGTGGAACTACACGCGCGCCCTTACGCTTTATGCCATTGAGAAGGTCTACGAGAGAACACACGACCTCCGGTATCTGCACTACGTACAGGGGTGGGCCGACGCGCATGTGAGTGCGAAGGGAGAGATCGACGAGCCACTGGTTGACCTGGACAATATGCTTCCAGGCATCCTCATGCTGTCGCTCTATCGCGATACGGGTGAGGAGCGCTATAGGATAGCGGCACAGACGATTCGGCGTCGCTTCGATACGTATCCGCGCACGAAGGACGGTGGCTTGTGGCATGGGGCAGGCGTCGAGCATACGCACCAGCTATGGCTGGATGGCATGTTCATGTCGATGCCTTTCCTCGTGCAGTATGGAGAGATGTTCGGTGATCAGAAGTACGCCTATCGCGAAGCCTCGAAGCAGTTGCTGCTCTATGCGTCACATCTCAACGATCCAAAGACCGGCTTGCTCTTCCACGCTTATGACGAGCTGGGCACCGAGCCCTGGGCGCAGCCCGTCACCCACCATTCCTCATTCTTCTGGGGGCGCTCCATCGGTTGGTATGGCGTGGCGCTGGTCGAGGTTCTGGAGACGATGCCCAAGAACGATCCGGACCGCCCCAAGCTAATGGCTCTTGTGCGTCAACTAGCGGCGGCATTTGAGCGCTACCAGGATCCGCATACGGGGCTTTGGTTCAACGTGGTCGACAAGGCGGATGAGCCCGGTAACTGGCTGGAAACCTCGGCATCGTCAATGTTTATCTATATGCTCTCGAAGGGCGTAGAGCGTGGGTATATCGAGCCGAAGTACGCGGGGATCGCCTGTAAGGGATACCGCGGCATGCTGACGAAGCTGATCGCCAATCCTGAAGGCCGTGTGAGTGTGACGGCCATCTGCGCCGGAACGGTGGTTGGAGATCTTGCCTACTATTTGAAGCGTCCCGCCAACACGGACGATCTGCATGGCATTGGCGCGTTCATGCTGATGAGCGAGCAGATGAAGAACACGCCGTGCGCCCGAACGAATGCGAGTCGTTGA
- a CDS encoding TonB-dependent receptor, with protein MGLRVMVVLVVFCASLSHLFAQGFGSIQGTVVDTSGAVVVGASIVATQTNTGQQATVPTNDSGRFTFPQLAPTQYTLRVTSSGFVTYTQKGITLQADQSLMLNVVLKVGSSGDVVTVTADATQVNTTDGALSQVVNSAQVEELPLNGRNAAQLTTLVAGAVAGPNDGADQGVTKTFPVVASTSINGSRVFETSYMLDGGNNVDEYTNVNGPFPFPDALQEFSVQTSNYNAEYGQNAGGVVNIVIKTGQAKYHGVLFEYLRNGVFNAASPFGYVQSSQTTPPVKTVDPLKRNQFGGTISGPLGIPRLGKVPSTFFMFGYQKSLWRNQTPSNAFVPTDAERTGDFSALLTVNANNPIGATESVKNPSTGTKYKNNIVPTSAFDPAAVALLQDLPHATGNGQTYYRVPLKENFDEYVTRVDHSFSDKDQMFVHFFSDAFLYGGYLDPRNLLTYTDGSNIVYRSSLISETHVFTPHLLNNIIVNYMQELAQRHAPDNAPDLADYGVKIWQPDLKAIERLKVKGYFSLGANPYAQFQRNSYNLSDDVHWVRGNHNFAFGGRIELSKIDNGGPYQEPGLFTFNKRAGDGAASFLLGSVTTFVQGAGTYSALRNKFSGFYAQDSWKLTRRLSLSYGLRYEPYLPWTEAGKRTEVFDPAAYAAHRTSSIYVNAPAGLLFPGDQGVEPQGYRPLFSNFEPRLGFALDVFGDGKTSLRGGGGVFYDSRTQGTYSSNAAQVTPFGVSVQYTNPVGPFSNPYQGITNPFPTPTNLATNGVFPLPVQVFTYNANGYLPPPVTYQWNLGMEQQITNNLMSRIAYVGSRSTHLTTFLEENPGQANTSGTDGARLYPNFSTITNTNNGANATYHSLQVTMQQRLSHGLTYSFNYTWAKSLDDVPYDPGDLLSYVYPIYYPNFRSLDQGRSDFDRRHVFSASYVWKLPKLNSQAAVLRALVNGWETTGIVQVQSGDALTIISTADTSDTAIGQDRAQFNGTKAYGGGSCTSSSGPCRNFLNVSAFSSPAYGSFGNMGKGALTGPGYVNWDSGLYRVFPIYAQTVLQFRAEYFNVLNKTNLADPVNDVAASGFGNIISNGGYTPRIAQLSLKLRF; from the coding sequence TTGGGTCTTCGCGTGATGGTCGTGCTGGTCGTGTTCTGCGCATCGTTGTCTCATCTCTTTGCGCAGGGGTTCGGCAGTATCCAGGGCACTGTAGTTGATACGAGTGGCGCGGTCGTGGTGGGTGCCAGTATCGTGGCGACGCAGACCAATACTGGCCAGCAGGCGACCGTGCCCACCAATGACAGCGGCCGGTTTACCTTTCCGCAGTTGGCGCCGACGCAGTACACGCTGAGGGTGACCTCTTCCGGCTTTGTCACCTACACGCAGAAGGGGATCACTCTTCAGGCGGATCAGTCGCTGATGTTGAATGTGGTGCTCAAGGTAGGTTCCTCCGGAGATGTCGTGACGGTGACAGCCGATGCCACGCAGGTAAACACCACAGACGGGGCGCTATCGCAGGTCGTCAACAGTGCACAGGTTGAAGAGCTTCCTCTGAACGGCCGCAATGCCGCTCAGCTCACGACCTTGGTTGCTGGTGCAGTAGCAGGGCCAAACGACGGTGCGGACCAGGGCGTCACGAAGACGTTTCCCGTTGTCGCCTCAACATCCATCAACGGGTCGCGCGTCTTTGAGACGAGCTACATGCTCGATGGTGGCAACAATGTCGACGAATACACCAACGTCAACGGACCGTTCCCGTTTCCGGATGCGTTGCAGGAGTTCAGCGTTCAGACCAGCAACTATAACGCGGAGTATGGGCAAAATGCCGGCGGTGTCGTCAATATCGTGATCAAGACCGGTCAAGCGAAGTATCACGGCGTACTGTTCGAGTATCTGCGCAACGGTGTCTTCAATGCCGCGTCGCCCTTTGGATACGTGCAGTCTTCCCAGACCACGCCTCCGGTCAAGACAGTGGACCCTTTGAAGAGAAACCAGTTCGGCGGCACCATCTCCGGACCTCTTGGCATTCCGCGCTTGGGCAAAGTTCCCAGCACCTTTTTTATGTTCGGCTACCAGAAAAGCTTGTGGCGCAACCAGACCCCGTCGAACGCTTTCGTACCCACGGATGCGGAGCGGACCGGCGACTTCTCCGCGCTGTTGACGGTGAATGCAAATAACCCGATCGGCGCGACGGAAAGCGTCAAGAACCCGTCCACAGGAACGAAGTATAAGAACAATATCGTCCCGACATCCGCCTTCGATCCGGCTGCTGTTGCGCTCTTGCAGGATCTACCGCACGCCACGGGCAACGGCCAGACGTACTATCGCGTGCCGCTGAAGGAAAATTTCGATGAGTACGTCACCAGAGTGGATCATAGCTTCAGCGACAAGGACCAGATGTTCGTGCACTTTTTCTCGGATGCCTTTCTCTATGGTGGCTATCTCGATCCGCGCAACCTTCTGACGTACACCGACGGCTCCAACATCGTGTACCGCAGTTCATTAATCTCGGAGACGCACGTCTTTACGCCGCATCTGCTGAACAACATCATCGTGAACTATATGCAGGAGCTGGCCCAGCGGCATGCGCCGGACAATGCGCCCGACCTCGCTGACTACGGCGTCAAGATCTGGCAGCCGGACCTCAAGGCGATCGAGCGCCTGAAGGTGAAAGGTTACTTTAGCCTCGGCGCCAATCCGTATGCGCAGTTCCAGCGCAACAGCTATAACCTGTCGGACGATGTCCACTGGGTGCGTGGCAACCACAACTTCGCCTTCGGGGGACGCATCGAGCTTAGCAAGATCGACAACGGCGGCCCCTACCAGGAGCCCGGCCTGTTCACGTTCAACAAGCGCGCCGGTGATGGCGCTGCCAGCTTCCTGCTAGGTTCGGTGACCACATTTGTGCAGGGCGCAGGAACATACAGCGCTCTTCGCAACAAGTTCTCGGGCTTCTATGCGCAGGATTCGTGGAAGCTCACACGCCGACTCTCGCTCAGCTACGGTCTGCGGTATGAGCCGTATTTACCCTGGACCGAGGCAGGCAAGCGTACGGAGGTGTTTGACCCTGCGGCTTATGCCGCGCACAGGACTTCGTCGATCTATGTGAATGCACCGGCAGGCCTGCTGTTTCCGGGCGATCAAGGCGTTGAGCCGCAGGGCTACAGGCCGCTCTTCAGCAACTTTGAGCCGCGTCTCGGCTTTGCGCTCGATGTCTTCGGTGATGGCAAGACCTCATTGCGTGGTGGTGGCGGTGTCTTCTACGACAGCCGCACGCAGGGCACCTACAGCTCGAACGCCGCTCAGGTGACACCATTCGGGGTTTCGGTGCAGTACACCAATCCGGTGGGCCCATTCTCGAATCCCTATCAGGGCATCACGAATCCCTTTCCAACACCGACCAACCTTGCCACCAACGGAGTCTTTCCGCTGCCAGTGCAGGTGTTCACTTACAACGCCAACGGCTATCTGCCTCCGCCGGTGACCTATCAGTGGAATCTGGGTATGGAACAACAAATCACGAATAACCTGATGAGCCGCATCGCGTATGTGGGTTCGCGCTCCACGCACCTTACCACCTTCCTCGAAGAGAACCCAGGCCAGGCCAATACCTCCGGGACGGATGGCGCGCGACTCTATCCGAACTTCTCCACGATCACCAACACCAATAACGGAGCCAATGCCACCTATCACTCGCTGCAGGTGACTATGCAGCAGAGGCTCTCGCATGGCCTTACCTACTCGTTCAACTACACATGGGCGAAGTCGCTGGATGATGTGCCGTACGATCCCGGTGACCTCTTGAGCTACGTATACCCCATCTATTACCCGAACTTCCGCAGCCTCGATCAGGGGCGTTCGGACTTCGACCGTCGTCATGTTTTCTCAGCGTCGTATGTATGGAAGCTGCCGAAGCTGAACTCCCAGGCTGCAGTGCTGCGCGCGCTGGTCAACGGCTGGGAGACGACGGGCATTGTGCAGGTGCAGTCTGGCGATGCACTCACCATCATCTCGACGGCGGATACTTCCGATACCGCCATCGGCCAGGACCGTGCCCAGTTCAACGGTACCAAAGCCTATGGCGGTGGAAGCTGCACCTCCAGCAGCGGGCCCTGCCGGAACTTCCTCAACGTTTCCGCCTTCTCAAGCCCGGCATATGGAAGCTTTGGCAACATGGGCAAGGGGGCTCTTACGGGACCGGGCTATGTGAACTGGGACTCGGGCCTGTATCGCGTCTTTCCAATCTACGCACAGACCGTTCTCCAGTTCCGCGCGGAGTACTTCAACGTGTTGAATAAGACGAACCTCGCCGACCCTGTGAACGATGTAGCCGCATCCGGATTCGGCAATATCATAAGCAATGGTGGATACACGCCGCGCATCGCGCAGCTCTCACTCAAACTGCGCTTCTAA